One Fibrobacter sp. UWB16 DNA window includes the following coding sequences:
- a CDS encoding NUDIX domain-containing protein — MLAVCGIVRRKGRVLMCRRSSSVPFPGRWELPTETLEDDEPAENALERVFFERLTVVPKTLTPLGAVDFTLGEGGRMLAYGVELYKDFVHIYGYDDFRWVKVRDLKRFRTLEPHVTLLTGLNGAL, encoded by the coding sequence ATGCTGGCTGTTTGTGGGATTGTACGGCGTAAAGGGCGGGTTTTAATGTGTCGTCGATCATCAAGTGTGCCGTTCCCGGGACGGTGGGAACTGCCGACGGAGACGCTGGAGGATGATGAACCCGCTGAAAATGCTCTGGAAAGGGTGTTTTTTGAACGTTTGACGGTTGTTCCAAAGACTTTAACCCCTCTTGGGGCTGTTGATTTTACTTTGGGCGAGGGTGGCCGCATGTTGGCCTACGGGGTGGAGCTTTATAAAGATTTTGTCCATATATACGGGTACGATGATTTCCGGTGGGTTAAAGTTCGCGACCTGAAGCGGTTCCGGACTCTTGAACCGCATGTGACTCTCCTCACGGGGTTAAATGGCGCATTGTAA
- a CDS encoding DUF3332 family protein: protein MKKAILALLCAGILVLSGCHGSYGLTKKLLRWNGTLGNKWLNSCVHFLLWVVPVYEVSIGLVDFLVLNTVEFWTGSNPLAADDSYYQKDEQGNSVAAVKNEDGSLSVQYTTSKGETTNLTLQRDENVVRALDAEGNLVAQYEIEK from the coding sequence ATGAAAAAAGCAATCCTCGCCCTTCTTTGCGCAGGTATTCTCGTCCTTTCTGGCTGCCATGGTAGCTATGGCCTTACCAAGAAGCTTCTTCGCTGGAACGGCACTTTGGGTAACAAGTGGCTCAATTCCTGCGTCCACTTCTTGCTCTGGGTTGTTCCGGTTTATGAAGTCAGTATCGGTCTTGTGGACTTCCTCGTCCTCAACACGGTTGAATTCTGGACCGGTTCCAATCCGCTTGCTGCAGACGACTCCTACTACCAGAAGGACGAACAGGGTAACTCCGTTGCCGCTGTGAAGAACGAAGACGGCTCCCTCTCTGTGCAGTACACGACATCCAAGGGTGAAACCACGAATCTCACTCTCCAGCGCGATGAAAACGTCGTCCGTGCTCTCGATGCTGAAGGCAACCTCGTTGCTCAGTACGAAATCGAAAAGTAA